A genomic window from Clostridium aceticum includes:
- a CDS encoding transglutaminase-like domain-containing protein: protein MRRLKGYTFILIFSLISLLAMNIEISECGAINIAVSESVSEFIMEDNSDTRGKQDEESQGHLINISEHLEVTTFEDKGYINVKINESFIELKEKQSDEIILVLRAGIRNQEDEFSKSKAIIIKPEMVGIDLKISVPEDINIDTENEFSILKIELGIHDTEKDTEKILVSSILYAPSTKEFEDSRYLSSTEFIKFDDNYLSTRMAKLIRDDSVSDEQFIMRVFMLVSDIEYDNEFIGQGLNSPFYIPNADKTIVTNKGICSDQAVLLAVMLRSQGIPTRYISGYLHLEGHAWNEILINGEWIPVDATSGRFSIDSNYIPRIRY from the coding sequence ATGAGAAGACTTAAAGGATATACATTTATATTAATTTTTAGCTTGATAAGTTTACTAGCTATGAATATTGAGATATCAGAGTGTGGAGCTATAAACATTGCAGTTTCAGAGAGTGTGTCAGAATTTATAATGGAAGACAATTCAGATACACGGGGTAAACAAGACGAGGAGTCACAAGGTCATCTAATAAACATATCAGAGCATTTAGAGGTAACTACCTTTGAAGATAAAGGATATATCAATGTAAAAATCAATGAAAGCTTTATAGAATTAAAGGAGAAACAATCAGATGAAATAATACTAGTATTAAGAGCAGGAATAAGAAATCAAGAAGACGAGTTCAGTAAATCAAAAGCTATAATCATAAAACCAGAGATGGTAGGCATAGATTTAAAAATATCAGTACCTGAAGATATAAATATAGATACAGAGAATGAGTTTAGTATTTTAAAAATAGAATTAGGGATACATGATACAGAGAAGGATACAGAAAAGATTTTAGTTTCTTCTATATTATATGCACCTAGTACTAAGGAATTTGAAGATTCAAGGTATTTGAGTTCTACAGAGTTCATTAAGTTTGATGATAACTACTTAAGTACAAGAATGGCTAAGTTGATAAGAGATGATAGCGTATCAGACGAACAATTTATCATGAGAGTGTTTATGTTGGTATCAGATATAGAGTATGATAATGAGTTTATTGGGCAGGGATTAAATTCACCATTTTATATACCAAACGCAGATAAAACAATAGTAACCAATAAAGGGATATGTTCGGATCAAGCAGTGTTATTAGCAGTCATGTTAAGAAGTCAAGGAATACCAACGAGATATATTAGTGGCTATTTACACTTGGAGGGACACGCATGGAATGAAATACTTATAAACGGAGAATGGATACCAGTGGATGCAACATCAGGACGGTTTTCAATAGATAGTAACTACATTCCAAGGATTAGATACTAA
- a CDS encoding transglutaminase-like domain-containing protein, whose protein sequence is MKRQTAIKTIIIVIAGVLVAIPLTDVAIGNTDTNLFNNKSAIVYNVKSHKEIKNGSLTVTMEDESENYLETGHIKIKSKKSGVVWMDAKDINSTSEGKVLCQYVVRWHTYNSKQGKQDKNRRIPDLGMKVITDTENEFIIPIPENMNVDNNDLGVIVYLALQEIDGNGYKSYDEINIEPEQLSKPASLQTDGKIYGDDGSGYISIEDYIKYAKQIEHLTPEEQDYRDYEIKKYTNSNSLIDLETNEVVISKAAELREASESDEEFIGKVYKLISSMEYDYELFNENKDGRFYLPEIDSKFIEGKGICTNKSWIIATMLRSQGIPTKIVDGYQELLGNHSWNEVLIIGQWVHIDATNGQGFYGNIVGYEPLRVS, encoded by the coding sequence ATGAAAAGACAAACAGCAATCAAAACCATAATAATTGTGATAGCAGGAGTGTTAGTAGCAATACCATTAACAGATGTAGCGATAGGAAATACTGATACAAACTTATTTAATAATAAAAGTGCAATTGTATATAATGTTAAGTCACATAAAGAGATTAAAAACGGTAGTTTAACTGTGACTATGGAAGATGAAAGTGAAAACTACTTAGAAACAGGACATATCAAGATAAAATCAAAAAAATCAGGGGTAGTATGGATGGATGCTAAGGATATAAATAGTACCTCTGAAGGAAAGGTGTTATGTCAATATGTAGTAAGATGGCATACTTATAACTCAAAACAAGGTAAGCAAGATAAAAATAGAAGAATACCAGATCTTGGAATGAAAGTAATAACTGACACTGAAAATGAATTTATAATACCAATTCCAGAAAATATGAACGTTGATAATAATGATTTAGGAGTTATAGTTTATTTAGCACTACAAGAAATTGATGGAAATGGTTATAAATCATATGATGAGATAAACATTGAGCCAGAGCAATTAAGCAAGCCTGCCTCATTACAAACAGATGGAAAGATTTACGGAGACGATGGAAGTGGATATATTAGCATTGAAGATTATATTAAATATGCAAAACAAATAGAGCATTTAACACCTGAAGAACAAGATTATAGGGATTATGAAATCAAGAAGTATACAAATTCCAACAGTTTGATAGATTTAGAGACAAATGAAGTTGTAATATCAAAAGCAGCAGAATTAAGAGAAGCATCTGAATCAGATGAAGAATTCATTGGTAAGGTTTATAAGTTAATAAGTTCTATGGAATACGACTATGAATTATTCAATGAAAACAAAGATGGAAGATTTTATCTACCTGAAATAGACAGTAAGTTTATTGAGGGAAAAGGGATATGTACAAATAAATCATGGATAATAGCAACAATGCTTAGAAGTCAAGGAATACCTACAAAGATAGTAGATGGGTATCAAGAATTATTAGGGAATCATAGCTGGAACGAAGTGTTAATCATTGGACAATGGGTTCACATAGATGCTACAAATGGACAAGGTTTCTACGGAAACATAGTTGGATATGAGCCATTGAGAGTAAGTTAG
- a CDS encoding anaerobic ribonucleoside-triphosphate reductase yields the protein MEKNISNQERNERVRGGKGVYFQRIRRITGFLTQDISTWGTAKRAELKDRVTHT from the coding sequence ATGGAAAAGAATATATCAAATCAAGAAAGAAATGAAAGAGTGAGGGGGGGTAAAGGTGTATACTTCCAGAGGATCAGAAGAATCACGGGTTTTCTCACTCAAGACATAAGTACGTGGGGAACTGCTAAACGGGCTGAACTAAAAGACAGAGTAACTCATACCTAA
- a CDS encoding type II secretion system F family protein, with product MGLYYYKGKRTDRKKVSGLLAADSEKDLNKKLAKQCVKPSNIRYLVDLKGLEYYIFKPKEIKKLTKKQIADFFEQMYFTLDAGLSLGETVEALGESSDNTIAMLGTMLEPLIVSGISLTDALKKTGLFPKDIIIKVDAGTESAKISNAIKDIVDKLRQEIELTEKIKSAMSYPIMLVFLTIGVAIFLLTYIIPMLADVLNQFNSELPVITQMIISLSRGIQKYWWLIIAQIIILINIHIYLYRSKDSYRLKIDSWTYKIPVIGEIVFLNHLYTFNSTFHQLVNSGVNQDRALIIVKDIVSNVVMQQAIEEITDDIIREGSNIYEAMKKQEIIPSDYLKFISIGVKTGKLNEILGNISKKYKMDIENKLIKATKLIEPIAIVLIGIMIGVFVISMWMPLFAITESI from the coding sequence ATGGGACTATATTATTATAAAGGAAAAAGAACAGACAGAAAAAAGGTAAGCGGTTTATTGGCAGCTGATTCAGAGAAGGATCTAAATAAAAAATTAGCAAAACAATGTGTTAAACCAAGTAATATAAGATACTTAGTAGACCTTAAAGGACTAGAGTATTATATATTTAAACCTAAAGAGATTAAAAAACTAACTAAAAAGCAAATCGCAGACTTCTTTGAGCAGATGTATTTTACATTAGATGCTGGATTGTCATTAGGAGAGACTGTTGAAGCTTTAGGTGAATCTAGTGACAATACTATTGCAATGTTAGGAACGATGTTAGAGCCTTTAATAGTGTCAGGAATATCATTAACAGATGCATTGAAAAAAACTGGGCTATTTCCCAAAGATATAATCATAAAAGTAGATGCAGGGACTGAAAGTGCAAAAATAAGTAATGCAATAAAAGACATAGTAGATAAGTTAAGGCAGGAGATTGAATTAACTGAAAAAATCAAGAGTGCAATGTCATATCCAATAATGCTTGTTTTTCTTACAATTGGCGTAGCAATATTTTTACTGACCTACATTATACCAATGCTAGCAGACGTACTAAATCAATTCAATAGTGAGCTACCTGTAATAACGCAGATGATAATAAGTTTATCTAGGGGAATACAAAAGTACTGGTGGTTGATAATTGCTCAAATCATTATATTGATTAATATACACATTTATTTATATAGAAGTAAAGACAGTTATAGGTTAAAGATAGATAGTTGGACTTATAAAATACCTGTAATAGGAGAAATAGTCTTCCTAAATCATTTATACACATTTAACAGTACATTTCATCAGTTAGTAAATAGTGGTGTTAATCAAGATAGGGCATTAATTATAGTTAAAGATATAGTAAGTAATGTAGTAATGCAGCAGGCAATAGAAGAAATAACAGATGACATAATTAGAGAAGGTTCTAATATATATGAGGCTATGAAAAAGCAAGAGATAATACCATCTGATTATTTGAAGTTCATATCAATAGGAGTAAAAACAGGTAAATTAAATGAGATACTTGGAAACATATCTAAAAAATATAAAATGGACATAGAAAATAAGCTTATAAAAGCAACCAAACTAATCGAACCTATTGCAATTGTATTAATAGGGATCATGATAGGGGTCTTTGTAATAAGCATGTGGATGCCATTGTTTGCAATAACAGAATCAATCTAA
- a CDS encoding prepilin peptidase gives MSSLNVYIVALYILAFILGASMGSFLLVIVRRGLKGESWVKGRSVCESCGKELEWWELIPTISYLVLRGKCSKCKVKIDESHFICETYLGLVYMIGAYLMIAESLTVSNLIMFLLIHTILWITAISDWIDQAIKVLPVYVLSAVAAISTLNIYFILTILALILMSEFLITDNMRWLGAGDIDILIAIYAITQSTLITFEALVNASIFGIILYSIDLLKKEKQSAIPFVPLLYFGYIFASLGIGLLQWRL, from the coding sequence ATGAGCAGTTTAAATGTATATATTGTAGCATTATATATACTTGCATTCATATTAGGAGCTTCAATGGGAAGTTTCTTACTAGTGATAGTAAGGAGAGGGCTTAAAGGTGAAAGCTGGGTTAAAGGAAGGTCAGTCTGTGAAAGTTGTGGAAAAGAGCTAGAATGGTGGGAATTGATACCCACCATTAGTTATTTAGTCCTTAGAGGTAAGTGTTCAAAGTGTAAGGTTAAAATAGATGAATCACATTTTATTTGTGAGACATACCTTGGTTTGGTTTATATGATAGGAGCTTATTTAATGATAGCTGAAAGTTTAACAGTATCAAATCTAATTATGTTTCTTTTAATACATACAATACTTTGGATAACAGCTATTAGTGATTGGATTGATCAGGCTATTAAAGTATTACCAGTGTATGTATTAAGTGCTGTAGCAGCTATAAGTACATTAAATATTTACTTCATACTCACAATTTTAGCTTTGATACTGATGTCTGAATTTTTAATAACGGATAATATGAGATGGCTAGGGGCAGGAGATATAGATATACTTATTGCAATATATGCAATAACTCAAAGTACACTAATAACATTTGAAGCACTTGTAAACGCTTCAATTTTTGGAATTATATTATATAGTATCGACTTACTTAAAAAAGAAAAACAGTCGGCTATTCCATTTGTACCATTACTTTATTTTGGGTACATATTTGCTTCATTAGGAATTGGCTTACTGCAATGGAGGTTATAA
- a CDS encoding type II secretion system protein, whose protein sequence is MKVNTWKLIRCSSKRGYTLVELMVVIVIMGMIAAFGANSFSGLISGYENTRIKTEQSVSDLKTIAYIDRLLQGCDSVQVLNSKTLEIVKNGSKEVFKAGKFGKEEDIDFIDNGDQIIVVIGGEECCLPILLKEQSEEI, encoded by the coding sequence ATGAAGGTCAATACATGGAAACTTATAAGATGTTCGAGTAAGCGGGGATATACACTAGTTGAACTTATGGTTGTAATTGTAATAATGGGAATGATTGCAGCATTTGGAGCTAATTCGTTTAGTGGTCTTATTTCTGGTTATGAGAATACACGTATAAAGACAGAGCAATCAGTAAGTGATTTAAAGACTATAGCATATATAGACAGACTTTTACAAGGATGTGATTCTGTACAAGTATTAAATAGTAAGACGTTAGAAATAGTAAAAAACGGTAGTAAAGAAGTATTCAAAGCAGGTAAGTTTGGAAAAGAAGAAGATATAGATTTCATAGATAATGGAGATCAAATAATAGTAGTCATAGGAGGTGAAGAGTGTTGCTTGCCAATATTGTTAAAAGAACAAAGCGAGGAAATATGA
- a CDS encoding prepilin-type N-terminal cleavage/methylation domain-containing protein — MKKKKSGFTLIECVVSIVIISIISVVMFKFSTNFSERMHDMSVRSEAIKIEYQDVLKVRTSYSNESPNVIKDKLNFSSKFYIVPEMTTAEREVWKYEGQYMETYKMFE, encoded by the coding sequence ATGAAGAAGAAAAAGTCAGGGTTTACCCTTATAGAATGCGTAGTAAGTATAGTTATTATCAGTATAATTTCAGTTGTAATGTTTAAGTTCTCTACAAACTTTAGTGAAAGAATGCATGATATGTCAGTTAGATCAGAGGCAATAAAAATTGAGTATCAGGACGTTTTAAAAGTAAGGACATCTTATAGTAATGAAAGTCCTAATGTTATAAAGGACAAGCTTAATTTTAGCTCGAAATTCTATATAGTACCAGAGATGACTACAGCGGAAAGGGAGGTATGGAAGTATGAAGGTCAATACATGGAAACTTATAAGATGTTCGAGTAA
- a CDS encoding GspE/PulE family protein: MYTDIFNWAEKELKFDKGKIKNMKDIMLNQKYSEYKALEKMGCTQEQIVQAYKDVGMLDVFNGSTSSLNLLKRIPMNVMVEKKIIVHVKSKGKAEVLLVNPKLKLEIEDMITEEYRITDKLSFLAILEKDFESWVKDNISYIKSDQMNNLVETLKEESAEDEIIEEEEEADENTVIGLTENIIKNGVNLKASDIHIQPEENTVRIRYRIDGALKYHGEINEKSVYKKIVNRIKVMAKMDSNNTRTPQSGKIRLKSKDEVIDIRVSISPKVNGENVVMRILTSENSQIRTLEELGMTPDLIEKLRRMADKTSGIIIVSGPTGSGKSSTLAALTSEINTPEKKISTIENPVEYRIDGVVQAEINEAQGLTFANTLREELRQDPDVILIGEIRDKETAQIAMEASDTGHLILTTLHTGDAVSSLDRLVRLGIDRYLVADNIIGVIGQNLIRKLCPLCKKEHLVTNKDIITFRMDENMLGSKVYKPVGCDHCNKIGYLGRTIVLEILEMTPDMKEAVHREVSKAEIEEMAIKNGMVKKINFAVDLVKQGITSVEEVYKLYGGVTDEKSND, from the coding sequence ATGTACACAGATATATTTAACTGGGCAGAAAAAGAATTAAAATTTGACAAAGGAAAGATAAAAAACATGAAAGATATAATGTTAAATCAAAAATATAGCGAGTATAAAGCACTTGAGAAAATGGGTTGTACTCAAGAACAGATAGTACAAGCATATAAAGATGTTGGTATGTTAGATGTGTTTAATGGTTCCACATCATCTCTAAATTTATTAAAGCGTATACCAATGAATGTAATGGTCGAAAAGAAAATAATTGTACATGTTAAATCAAAAGGAAAAGCTGAAGTTTTATTAGTTAACCCAAAACTTAAATTAGAAATAGAGGATATGATTACTGAAGAATATAGAATAACTGATAAATTAAGTTTCCTAGCAATTCTTGAAAAAGATTTTGAGAGTTGGGTGAAAGATAATATTAGCTATATTAAAAGTGATCAGATGAATAATTTGGTAGAGACATTAAAAGAAGAAAGTGCAGAAGATGAAATTATTGAAGAAGAGGAAGAGGCTGATGAAAACACAGTAATAGGTTTAACAGAAAACATAATTAAAAATGGTGTAAATCTTAAAGCCTCTGATATTCATATACAACCAGAAGAAAACACAGTGAGAATAAGATATAGGATAGATGGTGCATTAAAATATCACGGAGAAATAAACGAAAAGTCAGTTTATAAGAAGATAGTTAATAGAATTAAAGTCATGGCTAAAATGGATAGTAACAATACAAGGACACCTCAATCTGGGAAGATAAGATTAAAGTCTAAGGATGAAGTAATTGATATACGTGTATCAATATCACCTAAAGTAAATGGTGAAAACGTAGTAATGAGAATTCTAACTAGTGAAAATAGCCAGATAAGGACATTAGAGGAGCTGGGAATGACACCTGACTTAATTGAAAAGCTTAGAAGAATGGCAGATAAAACAAGTGGAATTATTATTGTAAGTGGACCAACAGGAAGTGGTAAATCAAGTACACTTGCAGCTTTAACATCAGAAATAAATACACCTGAAAAGAAAATATCTACGATTGAAAATCCTGTTGAGTACAGAATTGATGGAGTAGTGCAAGCAGAGATAAATGAGGCTCAAGGACTTACATTTGCTAATACATTGAGAGAAGAATTAAGGCAAGACCCTGATGTTATATTAATCGGAGAAATTAGAGATAAAGAAACAGCACAAATAGCAATGGAGGCTTCGGATACTGGGCATTTAATACTTACTACATTGCATACAGGAGATGCTGTAAGTTCATTAGATAGATTAGTAAGACTTGGTATAGATAGATATCTTGTAGCTGACAACATTATAGGAGTTATAGGACAAAACTTAATTAGGAAGTTGTGTCCTCTTTGTAAAAAGGAACATCTAGTAACCAATAAAGATATCATAACTTTCAGAATGGATGAGAACATGTTAGGAAGTAAGGTTTACAAGCCAGTAGGATGTGATCATTGTAATAAAATAGGATATTTAGGTAGGACTATAGTACTTGAGATATTAGAGATGACACCTGATATGAAGGAAGCAGTTCATAGAGAAGTTTCAAAAGCTGAAATTGAAGAAATGGCAATTAAAAATGGCATGGTTAAAAAGATAAATTTTGCTGTAGACCTTGTTAAACAAGGAATAACTTCTGTAGAAGAGGTTTACAAATTATATGGAGGTGTAACAGATGAAAAGAGTAACGATTAG
- a CDS encoding type IV pilus twitching motility protein PilT: MSENIEYLLNFAIENGASDVHIKTNRESILRIKKKLTKTNITIDEKELNDFINVYVENLQKKVEFKQNRRNSLDAALSFNGRRFRLHMYRSNNGLNATLRLLSEDIPELVKLNLPPDIKRLTKAEKGLVLVCGATGSGKTTTIASIINEINKTRAKIIITIEDPIEYVYKEEMSVIEQREVGVDTESFTQEGIDAMREDTDVLVVGELRDLDTIKNAITLAETGHLVFGTLHSKSVIDTIDRLIDVFPPEQQQQIRNQLSSVLFSIIHQQMVGTEKGVVVIAEMLMMNSVLANQLKSTETKSNAIKDYMRTKKDIGCQHITDNILWHIENRRLELTDVKFILDSDDYRLLEMRLNY, encoded by the coding sequence ATGAGTGAGAACATTGAGTATTTGCTAAACTTTGCTATAGAGAATGGAGCTTCTGACGTTCATATCAAAACGAACAGAGAGAGCATATTAAGAATTAAGAAAAAGCTTACAAAGACCAATATAACTATAGATGAAAAAGAGTTAAATGATTTTATAAATGTATACGTTGAGAATTTGCAAAAGAAAGTAGAATTTAAACAGAATAGAAGAAATAGTCTAGATGCAGCTTTATCATTTAACGGTAGGAGATTCAGACTTCATATGTACAGGAGCAATAATGGTTTAAATGCCACTTTAAGACTGTTATCTGAAGATATACCAGAACTAGTAAAATTGAATTTACCTCCTGATATAAAGAGATTAACAAAGGCTGAAAAAGGATTAGTACTAGTTTGTGGGGCAACTGGATCTGGTAAGACTACAACAATCGCTTCAATTATAAATGAGATAAACAAGACGAGAGCAAAGATAATCATTACTATAGAAGACCCTATTGAGTACGTTTACAAAGAAGAAATGTCTGTAATAGAGCAGAGAGAGGTAGGGGTTGATACCGAATCATTTACTCAAGAAGGCATAGATGCTATGAGAGAAGACACAGATGTTTTAGTAGTCGGTGAGTTAAGGGATCTAGATACAATAAAAAATGCAATTACATTAGCTGAAACAGGACATTTAGTATTTGGGACATTACATAGTAAGTCAGTCATAGATACTATTGACCGTTTAATTGATGTATTTCCACCAGAGCAACAGCAGCAAATTAGAAATCAATTATCATCGGTATTATTTAGCATCATACATCAACAAATGGTAGGCACTGAAAAAGGAGTTGTAGTAATTGCAGAGATGCTTATGATGAATTCAGTCTTAGCTAATCAGCTGAAATCAACCGAGACAAAATCTAATGCTATTAAAGACTATATGAGAACAAAGAAAGATATAGGATGCCAGCACATTACAGATAACATACTTTGGCATATAGAGAACAGAAGATTAGAACTAACAGATGTGAAATTCATACTAGACAGTGATGACTATAGACTACTGGAGATGAGGCTGAACTATTAA
- a CDS encoding leucine-rich repeat domain-containing protein gives MDIRRKRGFTFVEVLFVIVIIGILAAILIPKITTESDRAREAGVDVDFRSFYLSSKTVFTLHDSDEYDTIAKFEELFNKNSSAQIQFSNGEGNLKDPWNNYYQLHASKLEDNNTYVVFTSKGTEAREGWIFEPETLTNKVRWTPETPICDCHKYFLVLGRTPTGQVITDIEPETVYKVVHEGEDPTGGDTGNSEEQDQWAMLGFEVETEGIKVEVPEDGGDVYYQSYPLGAAGGYPPTEGGSGGTGDTGGSGGSGYKTPRFPSPSDYSQTTGGQLLTSGTPMLPAYYLMAWDKTYGGTGSGSGNFQVYTEVPFNFTDSINTGTIISDGESGGEGDKVELEVSVGNGNRIVLSYDIADADPDTKMFKVGSSVTMKALPSSPDYIFSYWRVDGVKDEINDIKTITVQSDTKFTAVFRLNLDVNGGKLYTKSGQGFTEYYENNIVGTDIVTDTWQVGDNVTATLSESGVLSLTGSGDITGYNSVSNYSWYSKKDLINEIIIDNGINISRHAFYNYNVDSVVLKGNNRVNYYYTFNGLTATNVIIGDGSYLESGSSVGSFHNSNITNLTIGKNVILESYESSNSAFGSSSLSAAKIENLTIDSNIPHSGFQNSGIKTLNLGSNATSIGYRAFYKCQIANTPNLSSIDLIGSDAFRMALTNADKIIIKQGTTIGNSAFYRCNINNLILQGENDVDLEAFVELKANSVTIGDGSNLRRGSFNKGIITNLDIGKDVILESYESSYSVFGNSTVNTAAKIENLTIDSNIPISGFLNSEIKTLNIGSNATSIGINAFKGCSIINTPNISNMDSIGTSAFDSALLSADSITIKQGVEIGRYTFRNCNIRDLTLEGNNIVDSDYSFDSLTATNVTIGDGSVIEASYNNGAFYSSTIENLTIGKNVTLETYSNSDSAFGSKYSTSAAKIENLTIDSNIPLIGFQYSDIKTLNIGSNVTSIGGTAFRYNNNLSEALIDNVSGAVTIQSNSFPDTTVITYLK, from the coding sequence ATGGACATTAGAAGAAAGAGAGGATTTACATTTGTAGAAGTTCTTTTCGTCATTGTAATAATAGGGATACTTGCAGCAATACTTATTCCAAAAATAACTACAGAATCAGATAGAGCAAGAGAGGCTGGTGTAGATGTAGACTTTAGAAGTTTTTACTTATCTTCAAAAACAGTGTTTACTTTGCATGATTCAGATGAATATGACACTATAGCTAAATTTGAAGAACTATTTAATAAAAACTCATCAGCACAGATTCAATTTAGTAACGGTGAAGGTAACTTAAAAGACCCCTGGAATAATTACTATCAATTACATGCTAGTAAATTAGAAGATAATAATACTTATGTAGTATTTACCTCGAAAGGTACAGAGGCACGTGAGGGGTGGATATTTGAACCAGAGACTTTAACAAACAAGGTTCGTTGGACACCTGAAACACCAATATGTGATTGTCATAAATACTTTCTTGTTTTAGGAAGAACCCCTACAGGTCAAGTAATAACAGATATAGAACCAGAAACAGTTTATAAGGTGGTACATGAGGGAGAAGATCCAACAGGTGGAGATACAGGTAATTCAGAAGAGCAAGATCAATGGGCAATGTTAGGGTTCGAAGTTGAAACTGAAGGAATAAAAGTAGAAGTACCTGAAGACGGTGGAGATGTTTATTATCAATCATATCCATTAGGAGCAGCAGGAGGCTATCCACCTACTGAAGGTGGTTCAGGTGGAACAGGAGATACTGGAGGTTCGGGTGGTAGCGGATATAAGACACCAAGATTTCCAAGCCCATCTGATTATAGTCAAACTACAGGAGGACAGTTGTTAACTAGTGGAACTCCAATGTTACCAGCGTATTATTTAATGGCATGGGATAAGACATATGGAGGCACAGGAAGTGGCAGTGGTAATTTTCAAGTTTACACAGAAGTACCTTTTAACTTCACTGACTCAATAAATACAGGAACAATAATAAGTGATGGTGAAAGTGGAGGAGAAGGAGACAAAGTTGAATTAGAGGTATCAGTAGGAAATGGGAATAGAATCGTTTTAAGTTATGATATAGCAGATGCAGACCCAGATACTAAAATGTTTAAAGTTGGCAGCTCAGTAACAATGAAAGCATTACCATCTTCACCTGACTACATTTTCAGTTATTGGAGAGTTGATGGGGTTAAAGATGAGATAAATGATATAAAAACAATAACAGTCCAATCTGATACAAAGTTCACAGCAGTATTTAGATTGAACTTAGATGTAAATGGAGGAAAGCTATATACAAAGAGTGGACAAGGCTTCACTGAATATTATGAGAACAATATAGTAGGTACGGATATAGTAACAGATACATGGCAAGTAGGAGATAACGTAACAGCAACATTAAGTGAATCAGGAGTTTTAAGTTTAACTGGTAGTGGTGATATTACTGGATATAATTCAGTTTCAAATTATAGTTGGTATAGTAAAAAAGATTTAATAAACGAGATAATAATTGATAATGGAATAAATATAAGTAGACATGCGTTCTACAATTATAATGTAGATTCAGTAGTATTAAAAGGAAATAACAGAGTTAATTATTATTACACCTTTAACGGTTTAACAGCTACTAACGTAATTATTGGAGATGGTTCATATTTAGAATCAGGTTCATCAGTAGGTTCATTCCATAACAGTAATATAACTAATCTAACTATTGGTAAAAATGTAATATTAGAGTCATATGAGAGTAGTAATTCAGCTTTTGGTTCAAGTAGCTTATCAGCAGCTAAAATAGAGAATCTAACTATAGACTCAAATATACCACACTCTGGGTTTCAAAACTCAGGAATAAAAACACTTAACTTAGGATCAAATGCTACAAGTATAGGGTATAGAGCATTCTACAAGTGTCAAATTGCGAATACACCTAATCTAAGTAGTATTGATTTAATAGGAAGTGATGCTTTTAGAATGGCATTAACGAATGCAGATAAAATTATAATAAAACAAGGAACTACAATTGGAAATAGTGCTTTCTACAGATGTAATATTAACAATCTAATATTACAAGGAGAAAACGATGTTGATTTAGAAGCATTCGTAGAACTAAAAGCAAATAGTGTAACTATTGGTGATGGAAGTAATTTAAGACGAGGCTCATTTAATAAGGGTATTATAACAAATCTAGATATTGGAAAAGATGTAATATTAGAATCATATGAGAGCAGTTATTCAGTATTTGGTAATTCTACTGTAAATACAGCAGCTAAAATAGAGAATCTAACTATAGACTCAAATATACCTATATCTGGATTCTTAAACTCAGAAATAAAAACACTAAACATAGGGTCAAATGCAACAAGTATAGGAATAAACGCATTCAAAGGATGTTCAATTATAAACACACCTAATATTAGTAACATGGACTCAATAGGAACCAGTGCATTTGATTCAGCACTACTTAGTGCAGACTCAATAACCATAAAACAAGGGGTTGAAATAGGAAGGTACACGTTTAGAAACTGTAATATAAGAGATTTGACGTTAGAAGGTAATAATATAGTTGACAGTGATTACAGTTTTGACAGTTTAACAGCGACCAATGTAACCATTGGTGATGGATCAGTAATAGAGGCGAGTTATAATAATGGTGCATTTTATAGTAGTACTATTGAAAATTTAACTATTGGTAAAAATGTCACTTTGGAAACTTATAGTAATAGTGATTCAGCATTTGGATCTAAATACAGTACATCAGCAGCTAAAATAGAAAATCTAACTATAGATTCAAACATACCATTGATTGGATTCCAGTACTCAGATATAAAAACACTTAATATAGGGTCTAATGTCACTAGTATAGGAGGAACAGCTTTTAGATATAACAATAATCTTTCGGAGGCATTGATAGACAATGTTAGTGGAGCAGTTACTATCCAATCAAATTCATTCCCAGATACAACAGTGATAACATACCTAAAATAA